One Eubacteriales bacterium mix99 genomic window carries:
- a CDS encoding sugar transferase has product MVEKGYTPLKKITIAMDVLLTLLSFLLAYELRDNIIFDRHGHLFSLQQYLWVLWIIIPVWPIVLKYFGLYEGVLTGSMRDMILAILKSVLTASLVLASAIYVMKDSLFSRLFFGFFISINFVLLLIEKIILKWVYHRPHSKYNDRKVMLISAPEGVFKFTNLMSREEDISVNVIGYLTVDDSRNTVDGVECLGRMEDMKRILLSNAVDEVIFVLPKSYVPEIEGYIMDCEEMGITVRMLLDFYHLKLSKTLISYLGNLPMLSFRTVNLDENQKFIKRIVDIVGAIVGLAVTAVLFLIFGPAIKLESRGPVFYSQMRVGQNGRKFRLYKFRTMYADADEHKKELEDQNIMKGAIFKVENDPRITRVGKIMRKFSLDEFPQFYNVMKGEMSLVGTRPPTEDEVAGYEQRHRRRLSIKPGITGLWQVSGRNAIEDFDEIVALDVKYIDSWSLWLDIRILCKTVLAVFRSTGM; this is encoded by the coding sequence ATGGTAGAGAAAGGCTATACACCGCTTAAAAAAATTACGATTGCCATGGATGTTCTGCTGACCCTGTTGTCCTTTTTACTGGCTTATGAACTTCGGGATAATATCATTTTTGACCGTCATGGCCATTTGTTCAGCCTGCAGCAGTATCTGTGGGTTTTGTGGATCATTATTCCGGTCTGGCCAATCGTCCTGAAATATTTCGGACTGTACGAGGGGGTATTGACGGGATCGATGAGGGATATGATTCTGGCCATTCTCAAGTCGGTCCTGACCGCTTCCCTGGTTCTGGCTTCCGCAATTTACGTGATGAAGGACAGTCTGTTCAGCCGGTTGTTCTTTGGTTTTTTTATCAGCATCAATTTCGTCCTGCTGTTGATTGAAAAAATTATATTGAAATGGGTGTATCACCGGCCGCACAGTAAATACAATGATCGGAAGGTAATGCTGATTTCCGCGCCGGAAGGAGTTTTCAAGTTTACCAACCTGATGTCCCGTGAGGAGGATATCAGTGTCAATGTCATCGGTTATCTGACCGTGGATGACAGCCGGAATACCGTGGACGGAGTGGAATGCCTCGGCAGAATGGAGGACATGAAGCGGATCCTGCTGTCCAATGCGGTGGATGAGGTGATTTTTGTATTGCCCAAGTCCTATGTCCCGGAAATTGAAGGCTACATCATGGACTGTGAGGAAATGGGCATTACGGTCCGGATGCTTCTGGATTTCTATCATCTGAAACTGTCAAAAACCCTGATCAGTTATCTGGGTAACCTTCCCATGCTGTCCTTTCGCACGGTAAACCTGGATGAAAATCAGAAGTTTATTAAACGTATTGTGGATATTGTGGGCGCCATTGTGGGGCTTGCGGTCACAGCGGTTCTCTTTCTTATTTTCGGGCCGGCCATTAAACTGGAATCCCGGGGACCCGTTTTCTATTCCCAGATGCGGGTTGGTCAAAACGGCAGGAAGTTTCGCCTCTATAAATTCCGGACCATGTATGCTGATGCCGATGAACACAAGAAGGAGCTGGAAGATCAAAACATCATGAAAGGTGCCATCTTCAAGGTGGAAAATGATCCGCGGATCACCCGGGTGGGCAAAATCATGCGGAAGTTCAGCCTGGACGAATTTCCACAGTTCTACAATGTCATGAAAGGGGAGATGAGCCTGGTGGGCACCCGCCCGCCGACAGAGGATGAGGTGGCGGGATACGAACAACGCCATCGCAGAAGACTCAGCATCAAGCCCGGAATTACCGGCCTCTGGCAGGTCAGCGGGAGGAACGCGATTGAGGATTTTGACGAAATCGTCGCCCTGGATGTGAAATATATTGACAGCTGGTCCCTGTGGCTGGATATCCGGATCCTGTGCAAAACGGTACTGGCTGTGTTCCGCAGCACCGGAATGTGA
- a CDS encoding LacI family DNA-binding transcriptional regulator — translation MLNNKGYCSPKSREIVLKAAKDLHYTPTHAARSLKSKKTNKVLMCVPDICNPFYFKMIKGVNDILEEHDYFMLLCYTRHSTRQELKLIQVLNERYGDGMILISFDFNEKIISSVRDCPLPIVLTNKYDNEKMLDNFDYVYVDDRKGMYLATAHLIDQGHKDIALISGSRSEQVGRERTDGYSCALRDADIPVDESYMVESDYTREGGYNSMKKLLSRKKRMSAVVCSNDLAAIGCMEACYESHVNIPDDIAIVSMDNTDYCTCTRSALSSIDMQQEELGRTAASLLMERINEGRKRKKTIRLEPELVVRNSSHKALS, via the coding sequence ATGCTAAATAACAAAGGCTATTGCAGTCCCAAAAGTCGGGAAATCGTATTGAAGGCCGCAAAAGATCTTCATTATACTCCAACGCATGCTGCAAGATCCCTGAAAAGTAAAAAGACGAATAAAGTGTTGATGTGCGTTCCTGATATTTGCAATCCATTTTATTTTAAAATGATCAAGGGTGTGAACGATATACTCGAAGAGCATGACTATTTTATGCTCTTATGCTATACCCGGCATAGTACCCGGCAGGAGCTGAAACTCATCCAGGTTCTCAATGAACGGTATGGTGACGGTATGATATTGATTTCTTTTGACTTTAACGAAAAAATCATTTCTTCTGTTCGGGATTGTCCCCTGCCAATTGTGCTGACCAACAAATATGACAATGAAAAAATGTTGGATAATTTCGATTATGTATATGTAGATGACAGGAAGGGAATGTATTTGGCGACTGCGCATTTGATTGACCAGGGGCATAAAGACATAGCCCTGATCAGTGGAAGCCGGAGCGAACAGGTTGGCCGAGAGCGAACCGATGGCTATTCCTGCGCTTTGCGGGACGCTGATATTCCCGTCGATGAATCCTATATGGTTGAATCCGACTATACCCGTGAAGGTGGCTACAACAGTATGAAAAAACTATTGAGCCGAAAGAAAAGAATGTCTGCTGTTGTCTGTTCCAATGATTTGGCCGCAATTGGATGCATGGAAGCATGTTATGAAAGCCATGTAAACATACCCGATGACATCGCGATTGTCTCCATGGATAACACGGACTATTGTACCTGTACGCGATCCGCTCTTTCTTCCATTGATATGCAGCAGGAAGAATTGGGGCGGACAGCGGCCTCACTTTTAATGGAACGGATCAATGAAGGCCGCAAAAGGAAAAAAACCATTCGTTTGGAGCCGGAGCTTGTTGTAAGAAACTCAAGCCATAAAGCCCTGTCATGA
- a CDS encoding 4Fe-4S binding protein, with protein sequence MAYKISEDCIACGACQAECPVGAISEGDIYKIDADLCTDCGTCADTCPVGAPQPQ encoded by the coding sequence GTGGCTTACAAAATCAGTGAGGATTGTATTGCCTGTGGTGCCTGCCAGGCGGAATGCCCTGTCGGTGCCATTTCAGAGGGGGACATCTATAAAATTGATGCAGACCTCTGCACAGACTGTGGAACCTGTGCAGATACCTGTCCGGTAGGAGCTCCGCAGCCCCAATAA
- a CDS encoding glycosyltransferase family 1 protein, producing the protein MRVAVEIQPMLSDGMTGVGWYTDNLVRLLKNFVRPEDTYYLLGMDYHGYSSRLKDYTASNVELRINGRIHYGIYRRLARFLPFPDYGSFYHIQADLYHFVNYQVPRKVRGRIVNTVYDMVYKTFPETMEKSNYRKLERNLSDSCKRSDAIVTISENSKRELMGYLGIPEEKIHIISPGVDQSVYRPVSSGDKDKIRRKYGLPEKYLLYLGTIEPRKNIPVLIHAFHQFSRKDRQGYQLVIAGKKGWMFEEVFDLAKRLGLEDRIIFPGYVAEADKPCLYAGADVFLFPSLYEGFGMPPLEAMACGVPVITSNTSSLPEVVGDAGIQADPGDIDAICSAMLHLTSDPEARAAMKEKGLQRAKAFSWEDSVKKLLSVYEKLE; encoded by the coding sequence ATGAGAGTTGCAGTGGAAATACAACCCATGCTGAGCGACGGCATGACCGGAGTCGGCTGGTATACGGACAATCTGGTAAGACTCCTGAAGAATTTTGTCCGTCCGGAGGATACTTATTATCTGCTGGGCATGGATTATCATGGCTATTCCAGCCGGCTGAAGGATTATACTGCTTCCAATGTAGAGCTGCGGATAAATGGGAGAATACATTATGGTATCTATCGGAGATTGGCTAGGTTTTTGCCATTTCCGGATTATGGCAGTTTTTATCATATTCAGGCAGATCTCTATCATTTTGTGAATTATCAGGTTCCCCGCAAAGTCCGGGGCAGGATTGTGAATACGGTATATGATATGGTATATAAAACCTTTCCGGAGACCATGGAAAAGTCCAATTACCGAAAGCTGGAGCGCAATCTGAGTGACTCCTGCAAAAGATCGGATGCCATTGTCACCATTTCGGAAAACAGCAAGCGGGAGCTGATGGGCTATCTGGGAATTCCGGAGGAGAAGATCCATATTATTTCTCCCGGAGTGGACCAATCGGTTTACCGGCCGGTGAGTTCCGGCGACAAAGATAAAATCAGGAGAAAATATGGTCTTCCGGAGAAATATCTGCTGTACCTCGGTACGATTGAGCCACGAAAGAACATTCCGGTTCTGATTCATGCCTTCCATCAATTTTCCCGGAAGGACCGGCAGGGATACCAGCTGGTGATTGCCGGGAAAAAGGGTTGGATGTTTGAGGAAGTCTTTGATCTGGCAAAACGTCTGGGGCTGGAGGACCGCATCATCTTTCCGGGTTATGTGGCAGAGGCGGACAAGCCCTGTCTGTATGCCGGTGCGGATGTATTCCTGTTCCCGTCCCTGTATGAGGGTTTTGGCATGCCGCCTTTGGAGGCGATGGCGTGCGGTGTTCCGGTGATTACATCGAATACGTCTTCTTTGCCGGAAGTGGTCGGCGATGCGGGGATTCAAGCCGATCCTGGGGATATCGATGCCATCTGCTCCGCCATGCTGCATCTGACATCCGATCCGGAGGCCCGGGCGGCCATGAAGGAAAAGGGCCTGCAGAGGGCAAAGGCCTTCTCATGGGAGGATTCGGTAAAAAAATTGCTGAGCGTCTATGAAAAGCTGGAATAA
- a CDS encoding stage 0 sporulation family protein, which translates to MQLIVGIRFKKAGKIYYFGPNGMELGEGDHVIVETARGVEYGDVVVAPKLVPEEEIISPLKPVIRKAGEEDDKRLAANRAREKEAFRVGEGKIAAHNLPMNLVDVDLTFDNSKLIFYFTADGRIDFRELVKDLAAVFRTRIELRQIGVRDEAKMLGGLGPCGRALCCSTFLGDFHPVSIKMAKEQDLSLNPSKISGICGRLMCCLNYEQEFYECARKQMPRIGKPVETPDGLATVTETNLLQQTVKVKMTMEDDTIDVREFPVKEVHSVRSQKGKSSRRVPEKEDFGQNNKKDAHS; encoded by the coding sequence ATGCAGCTAATCGTAGGAATCCGGTTTAAAAAAGCCGGTAAGATATATTATTTCGGCCCCAACGGCATGGAATTGGGGGAGGGGGATCATGTCATCGTGGAAACTGCCCGGGGAGTGGAATATGGTGACGTTGTGGTAGCTCCGAAGCTTGTCCCGGAAGAGGAGATCATATCTCCGCTCAAACCTGTTATCCGAAAAGCAGGAGAGGAGGATGACAAACGGCTTGCCGCAAATCGGGCCAGGGAAAAGGAAGCCTTCCGCGTGGGCGAGGGAAAAATAGCAGCTCACAATCTTCCGATGAATCTTGTGGATGTGGATCTTACCTTTGACAACAGCAAACTGATTTTTTACTTTACGGCAGATGGAAGGATTGACTTCCGTGAGTTGGTCAAGGACCTGGCAGCCGTGTTCCGGACCCGGATCGAACTGCGCCAGATCGGTGTCCGCGATGAGGCAAAGATGCTGGGAGGACTGGGCCCCTGTGGCCGGGCCCTGTGCTGCAGTACCTTTCTGGGAGATTTTCATCCGGTATCCATTAAGATGGCCAAGGAACAGGACTTGTCCCTGAATCCTTCCAAGATCTCCGGGATTTGCGGAAGACTGATGTGCTGCCTGAATTATGAACAGGAATTTTATGAATGCGCACGCAAACAGATGCCCCGGATCGGCAAACCCGTTGAGACACCAGATGGTCTGGCGACGGTAACGGAAACGAATTTGCTGCAGCAAACCGTCAAGGTAAAGATGACCATGGAGGACGATACGATTGATGTAAGGGAATTCCCGGTGAAGGAGGTTCACTCTGTCAGGAGCCAGAAGGGGAAAAGCAGCCGCAGAGTCCCGGAAAAGGAAGATTTCGGACAGAACAACAAGAAAGATGCACATTCATGA
- a CDS encoding glycosyltransferase, with protein MKTAIVHDWITNPGGAETVLQCMLELFPDAPVYTAVYNRKKMSGYFPDTEIHTSFLDRMPFSNTKYPMYLGWMPRAFEQFDLRGYDLVLSSSTSCAKGVLTDAGTLHVCYCNTPMRYAWDFYFDYLDQSSNPVRQHVVRRLMHRIRIWDVLSSNRVDYFIANSHNVAARIEKHYRRESTVIYPPVSLTDVDLKDCEPGMYYLVVSRLVPYKRIDLAVEAFRSLHLPLIVAGDGSECKALKKAAGPDTRFVGRVPEAQKDDLFRHCRGFIFPGEEDFGITPVEAQGYGKPVIAFGKGGALETVIDGKTGIHFDEQTPDSLAEAVQRAEQTHFDPQEIRENARTFDRSVFRDRLCSFLQEKMQEFQGQKGVKW; from the coding sequence GTGAAGACGGCAATCGTGCATGACTGGATTACCAATCCGGGCGGTGCGGAAACGGTGCTTCAGTGTATGCTGGAGCTTTTTCCGGATGCCCCGGTTTATACAGCCGTTTATAATCGAAAGAAAATGTCGGGTTATTTTCCGGATACAGAGATTCATACATCTTTTCTTGACCGGATGCCCTTTTCCAATACAAAATATCCCATGTATCTCGGGTGGATGCCCCGCGCATTTGAACAGTTTGATTTGAGGGGGTATGACCTGGTCCTTTCCTCCTCCACAAGCTGTGCAAAAGGGGTACTGACAGACGCCGGTACGCTGCATGTCTGCTACTGCAACACCCCGATGCGCTATGCATGGGATTTCTATTTTGATTATCTGGATCAAAGTTCCAATCCGGTGAGACAGCATGTGGTCCGCAGGCTGATGCACCGGATCCGGATATGGGATGTTCTGTCCTCCAACCGGGTGGATTATTTCATAGCAAATTCCCATAATGTGGCAGCCCGGATCGAAAAGCATTATCGCAGGGAATCAACGGTTATTTATCCGCCGGTATCCCTGACGGATGTTGACCTTAAGGACTGTGAACCGGGTATGTACTATCTGGTGGTCTCCCGGCTCGTTCCCTACAAGCGGATCGATCTGGCCGTGGAAGCCTTTCGCTCGCTGCATCTTCCGCTGATTGTTGCGGGGGACGGTTCGGAATGCAAGGCATTAAAAAAAGCAGCGGGGCCTGATACCCGGTTTGTCGGAAGGGTGCCGGAAGCTCAGAAGGATGATCTGTTCCGGCATTGCAGGGGATTTATCTTCCCCGGGGAGGAAGATTTCGGGATTACCCCAGTGGAGGCGCAGGGGTATGGAAAGCCGGTCATTGCCTTTGGAAAGGGCGGTGCCCTGGAAACCGTGATCGATGGGAAAACGGGAATCCATTTTGATGAGCAGACGCCGGACTCCCTGGCAGAAGCAGTGCAGAGGGCTGAACAGACCCATTTTGATCCGCAGGAAATCCGGGAAAACGCCCGGACATTTGATCGGTCCGTCTTCCGGGACCGGCTTTGTTCCTTTCTCCAGGAAAAGATGCAGGAGTTCCAGGGTCAGAAAGGGGTGAAATGGTGA
- a CDS encoding glycosyltransferase family 1 protein: MDSNRIAINALIMDRGKAGIGNYAFHLLQEMNRLSHGLNIDVYIQQQMKPFFPSNDTMHFLPCPDFKSSGDRIWYEQCHMPYEYRKQGYSVVHFLDYLTPLPSIGSQKVVTIHDLSYFVYPEFFTTGSRLLKQFLTGPGIRSAARVICVSGHTGSDVTRRYHAADKVRVIPLGVEPDPGNPEGNDAETLDRYGITGGYILYTGTLEPRKNITTLVRAFRIAAEKGEIPQSLVLCGKPGWKPEKMDREIEASGLKDRIIRTGYVPDGALPALFRHADVFVYPSLYEGFGLPPLEAMAHGVPVLCSNASSLPEVVGDAALTFSPRDEEMLSSLLIRLLNEPKLQQELIRKGYRRASLFTWEKTAQATIEVYRELLSEEKTGNKGLEGER; this comes from the coding sequence ATGGATTCAAACAGAATAGCAATCAATGCGTTGATTATGGACAGGGGAAAGGCCGGAATCGGCAATTATGCCTTTCATCTATTACAGGAAATGAATCGGCTTTCCCATGGATTGAACATCGATGTTTATATCCAGCAGCAGATGAAGCCTTTTTTCCCATCCAACGATACCATGCACTTTCTGCCCTGCCCGGATTTCAAAAGCTCAGGGGATCGCATTTGGTATGAGCAATGTCATATGCCCTATGAATATCGGAAGCAGGGATATTCTGTCGTACATTTTCTGGATTACCTGACTCCGCTCCCTTCCATAGGATCGCAAAAAGTGGTTACCATTCATGATTTGTCCTATTTTGTTTATCCGGAGTTTTTTACAACTGGTAGCCGGCTGTTGAAGCAATTCCTGACCGGCCCGGGGATTCGCAGTGCGGCCAGGGTGATATGTGTTTCCGGTCATACCGGGAGCGATGTCACAAGGCGATACCACGCAGCGGACAAGGTGAGGGTGATCCCGCTGGGCGTGGAGCCGGATCCCGGGAACCCGGAGGGGAACGATGCGGAGACATTGGACCGTTATGGGATTACAGGCGGTTATATCCTTTATACCGGAACCTTGGAACCCAGGAAGAACATCACAACATTGGTCCGTGCGTTCCGGATCGCCGCGGAAAAAGGGGAGATCCCGCAAAGCTTGGTTTTGTGCGGAAAACCGGGCTGGAAGCCGGAGAAAATGGACCGGGAGATCGAAGCTTCCGGCCTGAAGGATCGCATTATCCGAACCGGGTATGTGCCGGACGGAGCATTGCCGGCATTGTTCCGGCATGCAGACGTCTTTGTCTATCCATCCCTGTATGAAGGATTTGGTCTGCCTCCACTGGAAGCCATGGCACACGGAGTGCCTGTTCTCTGTTCCAATGCTTCTTCCCTGCCGGAGGTGGTGGGGGATGCCGCCCTGACGTTTTCCCCACGGGACGAAGAGATGCTGTCTTCTCTTCTGATTCGGCTGTTAAACGAGCCGAAATTGCAGCAGGAATTGATCCGAAAAGGCTATCGCCGTGCTTCCCTGTTTACCTGGGAGAAAACAGCGCAGGCTACCATCGAAGTTTATCGGGAATTGCTTTCAGAAGAAAAAACAGGAAACAAGGGTTTGGAAGGTGAAAGATGA
- the holB gene encoding DNA polymerase III subunit delta' — protein MNTHNIIGQSRLVGRMDRILSDGRIVHAYLFTGPAGSGKKTLSSLFAQALICEGPGERPCGVCSTCRQFQTGNHPDVMWIRRQEGRKNILIEQIRDMQEKMKVKPFQAGSRICFIESAQVMTEQAQNALLKTLEEPPSHSVFFLLADNTFSILPTIRSRCQMVRIGSLPREDVAGILTERLNLPREKARTYAALSQGIPGKALSLAEDASFRDNRKRLVEGLSMAGSSRILELYDVFQDHREQVDDLLDILILWFRDLLVYKETGDPDRIINLDQTDLLRKQASLFTIRDLNDMMEKVEASRKILKGNGNYQLTIENMLLHFQGGSHHAANRRNPV, from the coding sequence ATGAATACCCATAATATCATTGGACAATCCCGGCTTGTCGGCAGGATGGATCGGATCCTCTCTGACGGGCGGATTGTTCATGCTTATTTATTTACAGGGCCTGCTGGCTCGGGCAAAAAAACCCTGAGCAGTCTGTTTGCCCAGGCTTTGATCTGCGAAGGGCCGGGAGAGAGGCCCTGCGGAGTCTGCAGTACCTGCCGCCAGTTTCAGACCGGCAACCATCCTGACGTGATGTGGATCCGCCGACAGGAAGGCAGGAAAAATATCCTCATTGAACAAATCCGGGATATGCAGGAGAAAATGAAGGTAAAGCCTTTTCAGGCCGGCAGCCGGATCTGTTTTATTGAAAGCGCACAGGTGATGACAGAGCAGGCGCAGAATGCCCTGCTGAAGACCCTGGAAGAGCCGCCGTCCCACTCGGTGTTTTTCCTTCTGGCGGACAATACGTTTTCCATTTTGCCTACGATCCGGTCCCGGTGCCAGATGGTTCGAATTGGAAGCCTGCCCAGGGAAGACGTGGCAGGGATCCTGACGGAGCGGCTGAACCTCCCCCGGGAAAAGGCAAGGACCTATGCTGCACTGTCCCAAGGGATTCCGGGCAAGGCGCTGTCCCTGGCGGAGGACGCAAGCTTTCGGGACAACCGGAAAAGACTTGTGGAAGGACTCTCCATGGCGGGATCCTCCCGGATTCTGGAGCTCTATGATGTTTTCCAGGACCACAGGGAACAGGTGGATGATCTGCTGGACATTTTGATCCTGTGGTTTCGGGATTTGCTTGTCTACAAGGAAACCGGGGATCCGGACCGGATCATAAACCTGGATCAGACTGACCTACTCCGAAAGCAGGCCTCTCTCTTTACAATCAGGGACTTAAACGATATGATGGAAAAGGTGGAGGCAAGCAGAAAGATTTTAAAAGGCAATGGAAATTATCAGCTGACCATCGAAAATATGCTTCTGCATTTTCAGGGAGGTTCGCACCATGCAGCTAATCGTAGGAATCCGGTTTAA
- a CDS encoding cyclic-di-AMP receptor: MKLIIAIVQDEDAQKLTSTMMNDGYSVTKLATTGGFLRAGNTTFLIGVDQERLDHAMELIEKACKSRKQVATSPSPVAGSAGVYVPYPVEVTVGGATVFVMDIEQFKKI, from the coding sequence ATGAAATTGATCATCGCCATTGTACAGGATGAGGATGCCCAAAAGCTTACATCCACCATGATGAACGACGGCTACAGTGTCACCAAGCTGGCTACCACAGGCGGCTTTTTGAGAGCGGGAAATACCACATTCCTGATTGGTGTGGATCAGGAAAGGCTGGATCATGCTATGGAGCTGATTGAAAAGGCCTGTAAGAGCCGAAAGCAGGTTGCCACTTCCCCCTCGCCGGTTGCCGGATCTGCGGGAGTATATGTGCCCTATCCCGTGGAAGTAACGGTGGGCGGAGCTACGGTGTTTGTAATGGACATAGAGCAGTTCAAGAAAATCTGA
- a CDS encoding SpoIID/LytB domain-containing protein: MRRVLTIILVLIIVFSFVSIRPISATDYSWIRVALTSTGTPASIPVIVQGDYQIPEFPSISVQQKQYTVRAKGGGLILEDGSKSWSLGSRFTLMRNTGSLNIRNSSYGSLNYLGNMEFRTEGSGIRLINHIHLETYLYGVVPSEMPNSWPIEALKAQAVAARTYAVKGLRPSSQYDLVDTQSDQVYMGYNPNKKNAIQAVDGTRGKGLTYNGNFIYAFYSSSNGGKTETSKNIFLQDLPYTVIKDDPYDVGNPNNKNATWEKTYAKSPVDSDLCKQVKKRIKDSLKSRGYSTNDSDIQIKSIKELTIHHNDSGRVKDGRIIVTLQAKNAASGKMESIEEKVALTKSNTLAILGLKSLLFGATTDGKAYYIHGGGFGHGVGMSQYGAQYMAQQGHSYQSILNFYYPGTNLKQLEIAPEPTPKPFPRPTPIPEPTPTPTPTPTPTPTPTPTPTPTPTPTPTPEPTPKPFPKPTPIPKPTPTPEPTPKPFPRPTPIPKPTPTPEPTPKPFPRPTPIPKPTPTPEPTPKPFPRPIPIPKPTPTPEPTPKPFPRPIPIPKPTPTPEPTSKPFPRPTPIVTPTPATESSITPTPTPTTEPTPTPTPEPTPTPTTEPTPTPTPEPTPTPTTEPTTEPTPITEPTPTTEFIPAPTMESLPIPTPTPDPAPVYGRIKGDKEYNVRSGAGIQYPIMDSLDSDAKVEVLKRSGEWYQIRMDSLAGFIPQDGLILENCTGIATDSLNVQGGAGTQYPIIASLDSDTRVEVLEISGEWYRIQMESLTGFVRQDGLVLEQPLNRTGIVTAGILNVRDGAGENFDVTGNLPQNSEVEILEAREDWYRIRSEDLEGYVHRDDVEEVTE, encoded by the coding sequence GTGCGGCGAGTTTTAACAATTATCCTTGTTTTGATAATTGTATTCAGTTTCGTATCGATCCGGCCCATATCTGCGACGGATTACAGTTGGATCCGTGTTGCGCTGACCTCCACGGGCACACCGGCATCGATTCCTGTCATTGTTCAGGGCGATTATCAGATACCGGAGTTCCCATCTATCAGCGTTCAGCAAAAGCAATACACTGTTAGGGCAAAAGGTGGCGGCTTGATTCTGGAGGACGGCAGTAAATCCTGGTCCCTTGGCTCCCGGTTTACTCTTATGCGCAATACCGGAAGCCTGAACATCAGGAACAGTTCCTACGGATCGCTCAATTATTTGGGCAATATGGAGTTTCGGACCGAAGGAAGCGGTATCCGTCTGATCAATCATATTCATTTGGAAACATATCTATATGGCGTTGTGCCTTCTGAAATGCCAAACAGTTGGCCAATTGAGGCATTGAAAGCCCAGGCGGTGGCTGCCCGCACCTATGCAGTGAAAGGCCTGCGGCCCAGTTCCCAGTATGATCTGGTGGATACCCAGAGCGATCAGGTCTATATGGGCTACAATCCAAATAAAAAAAATGCCATTCAGGCAGTGGATGGTACCCGTGGCAAGGGATTGACATATAACGGGAATTTTATATATGCCTTTTACTCTTCCAGCAACGGCGGGAAAACAGAGACCTCCAAAAATATCTTCTTACAGGATCTTCCTTATACCGTTATCAAGGATGATCCCTATGATGTGGGAAATCCCAATAACAAAAATGCAACATGGGAAAAGACCTATGCCAAGTCACCGGTGGACTCCGATTTGTGCAAGCAGGTGAAAAAAAGAATTAAGGACTCCCTGAAAAGCAGGGGATACAGTACCAATGATTCGGACATCCAAATCAAAAGCATAAAGGAACTGACCATTCATCATAACGACAGCGGTAGGGTGAAGGATGGTCGGATCATTGTGACTCTGCAAGCCAAAAATGCAGCCAGTGGAAAGATGGAAAGCATAGAAGAGAAGGTAGCGTTGACGAAATCCAATACACTGGCCATTCTGGGTTTAAAGAGCCTTCTGTTTGGTGCAACAACGGACGGAAAAGCCTATTATATCCATGGCGGAGGATTTGGTCACGGAGTGGGAATGAGCCAGTACGGAGCGCAGTATATGGCGCAGCAGGGACACAGCTATCAATCCATTTTGAATTTTTATTATCCCGGTACCAATCTGAAACAGCTTGAGATTGCACCGGAGCCAACGCCAAAGCCGTTCCCGAGGCCAACGCCGATTCCAGAACCGACGCCGACACCAACACCGACGCCAACACCGACACCAACGCCGACACCAACACCGACGCCAACACCGACGCCGACGCCGACTCCGGAACCAACGCCGAAGCCGTTCCCGAAGCCAACGCCGATTCCAAAACCGACGCCGACTCCGGAACCAACGCCGAAGCCGTTCCCGAGGCCAACGCCGATTCCAAAACCGACGCCGACTCCGGAACCAACGCCGAAGCCGTTCCCGAGGCCAACGCCGATTCCAAAACCGACACCGACTCCGGAACCAACGCCGAAGCCGTTCCCGAGACCAATACCGATTCCAAAACCGACGCCGACTCCGGAACCAACGCCGAAGCCGTTCCCGAGACCAATACCGATTCCAAAACCGACGCCGACTCCGGAACCGACATCAAAGCCGTTCCCGAGGCCAACACCAATTGTAACACCGACACCGGCAACGGAATCGAGCATAACGCCAACGCCGACACCGACTACGGAGCCAACGCCGACACCGACACCGGAGCCAACGCCGACACCGACTACGGAACCAACGCCGACACCGACACCGGAGCCAACGCCGACACCGACTACGGAGCCGACTACGGAGCCGACACCGATTACGGAACCAACGCCAACAACGGAATTCATTCCGGCGCCGACGATGGAATCGCTACCGATACCGACACCAACCCCGGATCCGGCGCCTGTATACGGCCGGATAAAGGGAGATAAGGAATATAATGTTCGGAGCGGTGCAGGAATACAATATCCAATCATGGATTCCCTGGATAGCGATGCGAAGGTGGAAGTGCTGAAACGATCCGGTGAATGGTATCAAATCCGGATGGATAGCCTGGCCGGCTTTATCCCACAGGATGGTTTGATTCTGGAAAACTGCACCGGTATTGCGACAGATAGTCTGAATGTGCAAGGCGGCGCAGGAACTCAGTATCCGATCATCGCCTCCCTGGACAGTGATACCAGGGTGGAAGTGCTGGAGATTTCCGGCGAATGGTATCGGATCCAAATGGAAAGCCTGACCGGCTTTGTCCGGCAGGACGGTCTTGTTCTGGAACAGCCGCTGAACCGTACCGGCATTGTAACTGCCGGAATTCTGAATGTGCGGGACGGCGCAGGAGAGAACTTTGATGTAACGGGCAATCTGCCCCAAAACAGCGAAGTGGAAATCCTGGAGGCCAGGGAAGACTGGTATCGGATTCGATCCGAAGATCTCGAAGGCTATGTGCATCGTGATGATGTGGAAGAAGTGACAGAATAA